A single Anopheles funestus chromosome 2RL, idAnoFuneDA-416_04, whole genome shotgun sequence DNA region contains:
- the LOC125763538 gene encoding retinaldehyde-binding protein 1-like has protein sequence MALRYDELKAPFVDFGNGVKLALNLEEFTDAASKEKAAKELRETADVMDASIRKLRELIQQEKQLKVPMENEAYMRRFLRPKKYYPDSTFDMMKAFYRMKARENFISDHFTTNSIKNALEDRVVQILPKRDQHGRRILYMEMGAKWNCTKVPSLEAIRCTNMLMEMVGQEPTTQLNGVVFVINFDKLSLSHIGQFPPKFVKTVVDHGQKNSPHRIKGIHIVNNARMFNIFFKIFKPFLGKKWSQRIFLHGVEFKSLHEHIDADCLPSFLGGTYELPEYDGAVIGQLLDCYKEKFEQEENYGYVNEVKES, from the exons ATGGCTTTGCGTTACGATGAGCTGAAAGCTCCGTTTGTTGATTTCGGAAATGGAGTTAAGTTGGCGCTCAATTTGGAAGAGTTTACGGACGCGGCATCGAAGGAAAAGGCAGCCAAAGAGTTACGCGAAACAGCCGACGTGATGGACGCATCGATTCGGAAGCTTCGTGAGTTAATACAGC AGGAAAAGCAGCTAAAAGTTCCAATGGAGAATGAGGCGTACATGAGGCGTTTTTTACGCCCCAAAAAATACTATCCAGACAGTACGTTTGATATG ATGAAAGCATTTTATCGCATGAAAGCGAGAGAAAATTTCATCTCCGATCACTTCACGACGAACTCGATTAAAAACGCTCTGGAGGATCGTGTGGTACAGATTCTGCCGAAGCGCGATCAACATGGGCGTCGCATACTGTACATGGAAATGGGAG CAAAATGGAACTGCACGAAAGTACCATCGCTGGAGGCAATCCGTTGCACCAACATGCTAATGGAGATGGTTGGCCAAGAACCAACCACCCAGCTGAACGGTGTCGTGTTCGTCATCAACTTCGACAAGCTGTCGCTGTCGCATATCGGCCAGTTTCCCCCCAAGTTCGTGAAGACGGTGGTGGACCATGGGCAGAAGAACTCACCCCATCGCATCAAGGGCATACACATCGTAAACAATGCGCGCATGTTTAACATCTTTTTCAAGATATTCAAACCATTTCTGGGGAAGAAATGGAGCCAGCGG ATATTCTTACACGGTGTGGAGTTCAAATCGCTTCACGAACACATCGATGCCGACTGTTTGCCCTCGTTTCTGGGAGGAACGTACGAGCTGCCGGAGTATGATGGGGCAGTTATCGGACAGCTGTTGGATTGCTACAAGGAGAAATTTGAGC AGGAGGAGAACTATGGATACGTCAATGAGGTGAAAGAATCTTAA